A stretch of DNA from Coccidioides posadasii str. Silveira chromosome 4, complete sequence:
TGAATGATGTAGTTGTGCGAAACCGGGAAGGTCTTGTTGGATTGTTGTTGAAAGGTGCCCACCGCAAGAAGTCGATCGGTTCCGCTTTAGTACTCGCCgaatatacggagtattaCTCCGTATCCATTTAGCATTTAACTTAACAGTCCGGATATCAGCCTTTGGAGTGCTGAACATTCGAGTATGTGTCATTCAATGGCGGAGTTACTCTGGAACAGCTGTAACTAGCGAAAAGGATTTGCTAATAATGCTATCATTGGTTGCAACCAACTGCTCTCGACAGCCTACCAATCAAAACCTGCTGAACAACTCCTTTCTCTTAACCTTCCAGAGATGAATAGAAGAGCTGAAGAAAAGGTGTCACTTTATATGAAAGTAAGGTTGGAGAGTAAGACATACTTGCAACCCTCCTCCAACTTCCAACGTCTGCTGTCTTTCTTGTAAAAGCACTTGCTCATTGCCTCTGATATCCAACCATTACACGATGACACGCGTCCTCTCCGTATTATGGACGGCGTGGGTTGACCCGTGGAACGGTGTCGTTTATACATGTTAGACGGCAGTTGGGTCCTAAGCTCGCAGGCCTTACAGCCGCTTCAAAAACACAATTGCCTGGTCGCAGAGCCTTGGAATAATTGACGAGGAGATGTTTTGCTCTCTCGGCCCGGCCGGTTCATCAAGGATATATCAGGGCATGGATGTCGGCCGTCAAGTAGAAATGGGGGCTCATTTCAACTGTCTGCGCTTTTCTGGGATGGCCTCACGTTCGGGAAGTTTGGGAGTGCTACATCACAGAGTTTGTATTGCTAACTCACGCGAGGCCCGGAAACATGTTGATAGTGTACTCAAGGACTCCGGGGACGTTTTAACAAACCCCAACTccaaaccaaaaaaaaataaaataaatttaaaaaaataaagctaaaaatagaaaaatgaagagaaaaaggaaaaactaTTAATCGAGCCGAAAAGAGTGTCCAACTAACGCCAGCTTATTTGAACATCCTTATGTAGCACCCAGAGACAATAGTTGGAGGGACATTTCTTAGTAGATCTTCCCAATTTTTGCTTGCAGAATAGTCCTGACAAATGAAATGGGGTTCTGCCCGTTTCATAGGatcctcgtcctcctccgTTATTGAAACAGTATCTTCATAGTCAAGGATATAGCTCCCGGGAGGGAGTGGGGGATTTAAGTAGGGGCACCGAAGTAATACTTCGAAGTAATTGACTGACCATTTGTTTTCCTTATCATAGTGGACATTCCAGAGCTGCTAATCACGAGGAGATGGGCAATGGCAAAAGACTTCCCTATATTCATCGTACAATTAGCAAGGAGGTACAATGATGATGGGGAGATACCGACAAATTGTCTCAGCCTGGGAGAGCTGAAGCGGGTTCTGGCATCCTTGGCGACACCACGAAAAGCACCGCGTATTTGTGGCGCTCCTCAGTGGGACAATCCCAGAAGTCCTCCAGGCACATTCCAGGGTCTTCTTCCGCAACGAGGTTCAATATACGTTTCAGAAATGAATAGGTTAGTGCCTTGCCATGAATTTTCCCAAGCCAAAGGTTTTGGGGTGGTGGGGCGGTCTCTTCTGTCGGGGTAAAACTAAGTTAGttacatacggagtacggatGCCCTCGCAACGGAGTACAGCAGCCGAGGGCATCCGTCCTGCCAAAATTGTAACTTAACCAAAATTTCATAAATACATTCACCAGACACGCCCACATCAATAACAGAATAGTCATTTCATATCAATAAAGTAACTCTATTTAACGATGTGACGGTTAGCTGGCGGCCGAACATGGCGGATTTTGCTGCCATTTTTTGGCGCCTGCTAACCGCTGCCCATAATAATGCTTAGTATTTCTTGTTGCCATTGAGTTGATACACAATGGATTTCAAAACATAAAGCAATGATAGTCAATTGACACCATCTAGACTCCTAGCACTCATTTCCAACCCTGCCCCTGCTTCAGGAATTCTTATCAAGAGGTTTAATACGTGGCCTACACATGGAGCGGCAGACACGCTGGGCCCAGGAGTGGCAAACTGTCAACAAGGGATGGGATACATTTCAGCTCACACCAGCGCCTACACCTACAGTCCTACGAGTCCATCAAAACTTACATCGAGCCCTGAGCACAATCATCACCCAGGTGCGGACAGGAAAGATTGGGCTACGCAACTATCTATACAACCATGGAGTGCCGAATGTCACAGATGGGAGATGCAGCACGCTGGACAAGAGCAGTTGCTAAGCTCTTGGGATGATGAATTCTTACCTTCTCATGGTGTCCGGTGTGAGTACTCGCAGTATGGCGAGGAAGCTAAATTCATGGTGAGTGCTGAGTGGTGGGTTCGCGGACGCGTCATACCACACTCACAGATCAGAGGATTTTTGGGTAGGAAAATCACCCAACTATGATCTGCCTTACTCGTACTCAGAGCCTGAAACTGAGCTTACCTTCTCAGTGGACGCAGTATCGCCCAGATTTGCAGAAAGGACACTTCTGAGCTTGAACACATGCCGAAACAGAGTTTCACACTCCGAACAAGCCCAAGTGTTAGAATTTGTTGCTTGGCAGGAGCCTCATGTGTTGCGATGACTATGCCAGGTTTCCTTGGGAGTTCTCATATTGTATGCACATCATGCAGTGTGCATTGTATGACAGCAAGATTCCACAAGTTGGGTATTGGACTTCTTGCTTGAGCGACCGGGTCCGTTTTGCGTCGATAAACAATGTCAATTCCACGCTAGCCGTGCTGGGTTAACTAGTAAGTACGTTTTACATAAAGCCGCCAAGTTGCGGACCTTTTTAGTTGATGCTGCCTGCTCTATTCCCTCGTTTTCTCATAAAATATAGGACTTATCTTCTCTTATGCGGCGCCTAATATTTTTTCTAGTACTCTGAACTGTGAATGATTAACTTTAGTCAAATTTTTTCTAGTCAACATGGCGGGCTTCTCTCTTGATGATATTGTAGGGAAGTATTCGCTTCAGAACTCCCTTCAGCCAATATTTAGTCGCCTTCAGGAAGCTGAGCAAGCGTACAAGCCAGGTGAGCCAGGAAATGAAGATTGTCGAATAGGTGTTCTAAGGCTGCTTTCTATCCTACATGGGCAAGATGCAGCATTCAATCTTCGCTCCAAACAAGGTGGCCAAAGCGTGGCATCCGAATTGGCTGGTTTATTTCGGCATGTCGAAGGTAATTTTAACTATGATATCTACCAGCCACTTGTCCAACTCGTCCTTGAGAAAGCACCTGATACAGATATCTGGAAAGCCGTCCTTGACCTCATTGACGTCGTCACACAGGCCACGAGGATTACGCCTCCACCGCGAATTAACTTACCGGTCATTCAGACACCGCGGTCACATACCACCAGCAGTCTTGCCAATTCGTCAGAGTACCGAAAAGACATCGATAATGTGCTAAAGGGAGAACTTCTTAGATTTCTCCATGCGGATATCCCAGGATTTTTTGAAGCATTTTTCGGCGAGATTGAGGGGCTTGGCTCGACCGCGCAGGCTGTTTTTGACAGATGCAAAGCCGGAGAAGAGTCTTTATACACTGAAGAAGGAGGTTGGACTGGTTGGCCGGAAAATGCAGAGGAGAAGTGCGTGTTGGACTGGCTGGTGGAGACCATGGGCACACTTGTGCAGTTCGCTGAGGAACATGATCCAACTCAAAACATCGACCGTAGACCGCTTGCCCAGCCGTCTCGCCCTGTGGGCGGGTCTACTGCAAAGCGAAAACTTGATATCGCGTTTGTGGACGATCCAAATGCTACAGAAAACACCCGTTGCCACTGGTCGCAGATCCTGGTCCCGGGAGAGTTGAAGAATGACCAGATGTATGATACCCCTTTGGGAGCGCGGGTTGATCTGGGGAGATATGTCAGAGAGGTCTTGTCTGCTCAGGATTCCCGCCGCTTTGTTCCCGGGTTCACCCTCTGCGGCCCATTCCTCCGTGTTTGGCACTTTGACCGGTCCGGTGGGATTGCATCTGAGAAATTCGATATCAACAAGGACGGCTGTCGGTTTATTACGGTGATGCTAGGGTTCCTTCGGATGGACCAAAAGCAGCTAGGGTTCGATCCCACTATTGTCACCGTGGATGGTACACGCTGCATTGAGATTGAGCGAAATGGCGAGAAGGAGCTTCTTGTGATTGATGAGGTGATTGGGCGGGCACACTGCATCGCCGGCCGGGCCACTACCTGCTGGAAAGTCCACCACAAAGGATCATCGACACAGCTTGTGGTCAAGGACTCTTGGCAGTATCCAGAGCGCGACGAAGAAGGGAAGTTTCTCAGCGAAGCGATGGAGAAGGGTGTGATCAACGTGGCTCGGTACTATCACCACCAGACCATCCGCATCGACGGCCGGGATGATACTACCGAAACTGCGCGCAAGGGTCTTGGTGTCACAGCGGATGAGGAACCGAGTAAGTCAGTGGTGATAAGAGGCAAATCCCGCAAGAAGAAACAGGCCACCGGAGAAAAACGGTCGTCCGACAGCCTCCAAGCTCCGCTACCCCCAAGCAAGCGCACGCGGTCGTCCTCTCCTACCAAGGCCACTGCGACAATACAGTATCGGGTGCACCGCCGTGTCGTTGTCCAGGATTACGGCAAATGTATATACAAGGCTACTTCAAGGGTTCTCCTACTTTCTGCATTGGATGGATGTATACGTGGGTATCAGTCGTTGCATGAGAGAGCTGGGATGATCCAAAGCGATATCTCGCTGGGGAACCTCATGGTGAatgaggaagatgatgattCTTCTCAAAAAGCCTTCTTGATCGACCTTGATCTTGCGGTAAAGGAACAGCGAGAGGGGTTCTCAGGGGCGCGTGGTAAGACCGGCACGAGGGCCTTCATGGCCATCGGCGTGCTCTATGGCGAGAAGCACTCCTTCATGCACGATCTTGAGTCCTTTTTCTGGGTCCTCTTCTGGATATGCATCCACTACGAGGGCCCGGGGAAGGGAAGAGTTGTTAAGCGGTTCGAAAAATGGAACTATATGGACACAGAAGATCTTGCTGCTGCCAAAAAGGGGGTAATAGATCATGAAAAGGATTTTCTCAGGACTATCGAGGACAATTTCACCCCATTCTACAAGCCCTTAGCTCCGTGGGTCAACAGGCTACGACGGTGTGTTTTTCCCGGTGATAAACGGTGGGAGAAAGAGTATTCAAAGCTGTACTCCGACATGCTTACTGTTCTTCGGGATGGACAAGAGGACCCAGCCGTTATAGACTAGGTTAGAATAATCAGAAGAGCTACAGCGGACTATGATCGACGTGCCTGCCCTGACGTGTGACATTCGATTCGTTCGATCCATGTGATTTTCCTTTGTGGCTATTCTTCAAAGGTTCAATAGTGTCACCACACTCATCCAAAAGGAGGAATAAATGGATAGTAACTGTCTTGTAAACCGTATATAATATAGTCCTAAGTCAGAATATACAAGGTAGCACATGATCTACGCCTTCAGCCTTAAAATAATATGATCACGACAGCTTCTTGAGATAATTCCTTATAATGTCTGGTATAAACTCCAAGGTTCTCTGGCTTCTTCGTAGATGTCTTGGCAGACAAGGCCACCGGCGCCAAGCAAAGATGCCATTGGTTGACATTCTCCATAGAGTTATCCTTTCCGCCCAGAAGGACCAATAGATCGGGCGGCCGCGTTGAGGCGGCGTGAGGTGGCTGCAAAAGCGGCGAGTCAGGCGCCATCCCCGAAGCGGCAACGGCGATACCGCAACGGGCATGGCGCACGGGGCGGACCAATGGCGGTCGGGCGCGGCAGGCTCGGCGCCCCACTAACCGGCGCAAAAGATAACTCAGAATTAAACTGAccacggagtacggagtactccgtatatctTCTGGAATTATACTGTACTGATATTGATAACGTACCAGTATCTTTTGCGCCGGTTAGCGGGGCGCCGAGCCTGCCGAGCGCCGCTGTCGTAGGCCCATTGCGGCAGCACCGTTGCCGCTTTGGGGACGGCGTCCCCCCTCGCCGCTTTTGCGCCCTCTCACGCCGGCTTCAACGGCCGGCCGCTCAATCTATAAAAACCTGTCCTGCGCCCTCACAATGACCACACACTCTCTcctcctctttctctctctcttgcttgcttgcttgctCGCATCTGGATGCACTGCTCCCTCCCCCTGCAGGGAAACAGTGCCATCTTACCTGATCCTTGCCCCTGTTTCTTCCTGCACCCACAGAGTCACCAAACAGATGTCTGATGACCTTGCAGGCTGCTGCTTTATTGGTTTCTGAGCCATCCACACCACCTCTTGTGGTGTTACTTTGCTGGATCTGGAGTCTAGGCTGCTGGGACATCTGCAGCCATGTTGCAATGGCCTTCACTGTGTTGTATGATCAGCAACTGTGAACTGCAGATTGCCAATggtttattttttatttatttttaatttttaatttttaatttttaattttttttattgGTTGGGAGGTCAAGAGTTTCCACTCCTGccctctctttttctcttttttcttgtagttgtaTCTGGTTGATCTGTTCTCCCATACTCTGTTGCCTTGGGGTGCCTTTCTCCATGAAGATCTGTGCGGAAAAGCAACAGACAATGATTTATTGAGGCCACAGAGAAGACCAGCAGGCAAGTCTTCTGAAGCTGGAGTGCTTGCTGAGCCCTGAGTGATGGAGGGTTGCATCACTCTTTGATCACTAAGGCAGACTGTCTCATTTTCTTTCCCTAGCCAGTAGCAAAATTGCTG
This window harbors:
- a CDS encoding uncharacterized protein (EggNog:ENOG410PJ8S~COG:S) translates to MGKMQHSIFAPNKVAKAWHPNWLVYFGMSKATRITPPPRINLPVIQTPRSHTTSSLANSSEYRKDIDNVLKGELLRFLHADIPGFFEAFFGEIEGLGSTAQAVFDRCKAGEESLYTEEGGWTGWPENAEEKCVLDWLVETMGTLVQFAEEHDPTQNIDRRPLAQPSRPVGGSTAKRKLDIAFVDDPNATENTRCHWSQILVPGELKNDQMYDTPLGARVDLGRYVREVLSAQDSRRFVPGFTLCGPFLRVWHFDRSGGIASEKFDINKDGCRFITVMLGFLRMDQKQLGFDPTIVTVDGTRCIEIERNGEKELLVIDEVIGRAHCIAGRATTCWKVHHKGSSTQLVVKDSWQYPERDEEGKFLSEAMEKGVINVARYYHHQTIRIDGRDDTTETARKGLGVTADEEPSKSVVIRGKSRKKKQATGEKRSSDSLQAPLPPSKRTRSSSPTKATATIQYRVHRRVVVQDYGKCIYKATSRVLLLSALDGCIRGYQSLHERAGMIQSDISLGNLMVNEEDDDSSQKAFLIDLDLAVKEQREGFSGARGKTGTRAFMAIGVLYGEKHSFMHDLESFFWVLFWICIHYEGPGKGRVVKRFEKWNYMDTEDLAAAKKGVIDHEKDFLRTIEDNFTPFYKPLAPWVNRLRRCVFPGDKRWEKEYSKLYSDMLTVLRDGQEDPAVID